A region from the Metopolophium dirhodum isolate CAU chromosome 9, ASM1992520v1, whole genome shotgun sequence genome encodes:
- the LOC132951924 gene encoding zinc finger protein 664-like, with the protein MDLSGFCRYCLTEDDAKTPIVEDPDGLAEKINMCLPNKFSEEDPFPKMICNSCHRKLLETYNFFMCIQDTENHFRGILDQMNQPPSDCEVEKPTVRRPSKRKSGPCKRLSVKSPKKTAHAEIVVKNEDQSKSVDEPSDSLTEKQDKPLHVCEICDRTFQNLLAFNTHVLNHNNEPPTISCESCGYTTQHRSSMYRHQKRHLKQSKYTCSECNKNFITESSLNEHKNKHTGDKPFKCESCKKSFSLSRYLATHMRLIHGDTVSYVCTQCGRKFDDRSSLALHRRTHKRAMSCLCDICGKELSSREHLKLHKRLHTGEKPNVCSFCGKGFAKQCTLVLHLRTHTGEKPYQCDQCGKTFSQRSSYVIHYRKHTGARPYVCACGSGFVCRAMLTAHEKTCAFVFPINMYQSMY; encoded by the exons ATGGACCTGTCTGGGTTTTGTCGGTACTGTCTGACGGAAGACGACGCAAAAACGCCCATAGTCGAAGATCCTGACGGTCTGGCtgagaaaataaatatgtgttTACCGAATAAA ttttcagaagAAGACCCGTTTCCAAAAATGATATGCAACAGTTGTCATAGAAAACTTTTGGAGActtataatttctttatgtGCATCCAGGACACCGAGAATCATTTTCGCGGCATCTTGGATCAAATG aatcagCCACCAAGTGATTGTGAAGTAGAGAAGCCAACAGTTAgaag ACCGAGCAAAAGAAAGTCTGGACCTTGTAAACGTTTGTCTGTTAAATCTCCCAAGAAAACTGCTCATGCTGagattgtagttaaaaatgaagATCAGAGCAAGTCTGTAGATGAACCCTCAGATAGTTTGACAGAAAAACAAGATAAACCCCTGCATGTATGTGAAATCTGTGATCGTACATTTCAAAATCTTTTGGCATTTAACACTCATGttttaaaccataataatgAACCTCCTACTATTTCATGCGAGTCGTGTGGTTATACAACACAGCATCGATCTTCTATGTACCGTCATCAAAAACGTCATCTAAAACAGTCCAAGTATACATGTTCAGAATGCAACAAGAATTTTATTACAGAAAGTTCACtaaatgaacataaaaataagCATACTGGTGATAAGCCATTTAAATGTGAGTCATGTAAAAAATCATTCTCATTATCTCGATACTTAGCGACACACATGCGTCTTATACACGGTGACACAGTATCATATGTGTGCACTCAATGTGGGCGTAAATTTGATGATCGTAGCTCACTAGCTTTACACCGTCGAACACATAAAAGAGCCATGTCTTGTCTATGTGACATATGCGGCAAAGAATTGTCCAGCAGAGAACATTTGAAGTTACACAAACGATTACACACTGGAGAGAAACCAAACGTATGTAGTTTCTGTGGTAAAGGTTTTGCAAAACAATGTACGTTAGTATTACATCTCAGGACTCACACTGGTGAAAAGCCATACCAATGTGATCAGTGTGGTAAGACATTCTCGCAGCGGTCTTCTTACGTAATTCACTATAGAAAACATACTGGTGCAAGACCGTATGTGTGTGCTTGTGGTAGTGGTTTTGTATGCAGAGCAATGTTAACTGCACATGAAAAGACATGTGCTTTTGTTTTTCCTATCAACATGTACCAAAGCatgtattaa